The proteins below are encoded in one region of Sporosarcina sp. FSL K6-1508:
- a CDS encoding MaoC family dehydratase encodes MIEIQLFLTQQDIDNYAEVSGDHNPIHLDEEQARSHGFSGRIAHGMLIMGKVWSKASSNLLTPNDFPWTYELSFYSPIYAEDIVVLQVVHVADRLQVIGLCKGEIVIKGSIIVA; translated from the coding sequence ATGATTGAAATCCAGTTATTTTTAACCCAGCAGGATATCGATAATTATGCAGAAGTTTCAGGCGATCATAACCCCATCCATCTGGATGAAGAACAGGCTAGAAGTCATGGATTTTCAGGAAGAATCGCTCATGGCATGCTGATAATGGGGAAAGTTTGGAGTAAGGCTTCAAGCAATTTGTTAACGCCTAATGATTTCCCATGGACATATGAACTTAGTTTTTATTCGCCGATTTATGCAGAAGACATCGTAGTTTTACAGGTAGTGCACGTTGCAGATAGACTTCAAGTTATAGGTTTATGTAAAGGAGAAATTGTTATTAAAGGGTCGATTATAGTTGCGTGA
- a CDS encoding sensor histidine kinase — MITSALIAFLAVNTYYHQQLKGQNDEKNMTIAKSIASFIESDEKLDLKNYLETQSAVGYKLYVVNEQRKATMYGEAFRVENLSDKVIDQVLSGEVYHGMGNLPSETFVTGFFSNELANTVGVPFESNGETYALFLRPDIKMLFTEVHYILGGMVLIMAIISLLAMLVVAKMLIDPITELTAATKKVGEEQFSGTLDINRRDEIGQLAKSFQLMTIKLSENDRIRKEFISDVSHDFQSPLLNIKGYAELLLDDNLTEVSRKNYTTVIQSETERLSSLTKQLLLLTSLDQLASPLEKKTFDLDMQLKETVRKFRWLLEEKEMTLEMDIEDVRFTGDPAFLDKVWENLLSNALKYTANGGEIEVVLTEEPGHVKVLVKDHGIGMDEEELGRIFDRFYRADNSRTQETGGTGLGLSIAQQVVKLHGGTIDVISQKGEGTTFIVVLPKL; from the coding sequence ATGATAACAAGTGCTTTGATAGCGTTTCTCGCGGTCAATACATATTACCACCAACAGTTGAAAGGGCAAAACGACGAGAAAAATATGACTATCGCAAAAAGTATTGCTTCATTTATTGAATCGGATGAGAAATTAGACCTGAAAAACTACCTGGAAACGCAATCTGCGGTCGGCTATAAGCTCTACGTTGTCAATGAACAGCGAAAAGCAACTATGTATGGGGAAGCGTTCCGGGTAGAAAATCTTTCAGATAAAGTGATAGATCAAGTACTGAGCGGTGAAGTGTATCATGGGATGGGCAATCTACCGAGCGAAACATTTGTTACGGGCTTTTTTTCGAATGAATTAGCGAATACCGTAGGGGTACCATTTGAATCTAATGGCGAAACATATGCCCTTTTTCTTCGCCCTGATATTAAGATGCTCTTCACAGAAGTGCACTATATTCTTGGCGGGATGGTGCTTATCATGGCAATTATCAGTTTGCTGGCAATGTTGGTTGTGGCTAAAATGTTGATTGACCCAATTACGGAGTTAACTGCTGCGACGAAAAAGGTTGGGGAAGAACAATTTTCAGGAACACTTGATATCAATAGAAGAGATGAAATTGGGCAGCTTGCGAAAAGCTTTCAGCTCATGACGATAAAGCTTAGTGAAAATGATCGTATAAGAAAAGAATTCATCAGCGATGTGTCGCATGATTTCCAATCGCCGCTGCTTAATATAAAAGGGTATGCGGAGCTTCTATTGGATGACAATCTTACGGAAGTTTCACGTAAAAATTATACGACCGTTATCCAATCTGAAACGGAACGATTATCCTCATTGACGAAACAACTTTTGCTTCTCACGTCACTGGATCAGTTAGCCTCTCCGCTTGAGAAGAAGACCTTTGACTTGGACATGCAACTGAAGGAGACAGTTCGCAAGTTTAGATGGCTGCTAGAGGAGAAGGAAATGACGTTAGAAATGGATATTGAAGACGTCCGTTTCACTGGTGATCCTGCATTCCTTGATAAGGTATGGGAGAATCTGCTATCAAATGCATTAAAATATACAGCGAATGGCGGAGAGATAGAAGTCGTGTTAACTGAAGAGCCGGGTCATGTTAAAGTCCTTGTCAAAGATCACGGGATTGGCATGGATGAAGAAGAACTCGGACGCATCTTCGACCGTTTTTACCGGGCCGATAATTCGAGAACGCAGGAAACAGGGGGAACCGGGCTTGGATTATCTATTGCCCAGCAAGTTGTAAAACTGCATGGTGGAACAATTGACGTTATTAGTCAAAAAGGTGAAGGCACGACTTTTATCGTTGTTTTACCGAAGTTGTAA
- a CDS encoding response regulator transcription factor yields MKILVVDDDPNILELVSIQLTQAGYTVIKASDGFEALELLEEDLPDLAVVDVMMPRMDGYKLTKKLREEADIPVLLLTAKGELEDKEKGFLAGSDDYVVKPFEPRELLFRINAILRRYDKAVDVFIQAGPMKINRQSYEVSVGKKVLLLPLKEFELLSVLASRSNHVFTREILIERVWGYDYEGDEQTLNVHIKRIRGKLAKLTGEVMISTVRGVGYKLEVLS; encoded by the coding sequence ATGAAAATACTAGTCGTAGATGATGATCCGAATATTTTAGAGCTGGTGAGTATCCAACTTACACAGGCGGGGTATACGGTTATAAAAGCTTCTGATGGTTTTGAGGCGCTGGAGCTGTTGGAAGAGGACTTGCCGGACTTGGCCGTAGTTGACGTGATGATGCCAAGGATGGATGGGTATAAGCTGACGAAGAAGCTTAGGGAGGAGGCGGATATACCGGTTTTATTGCTGACTGCCAAGGGAGAGCTTGAAGATAAGGAAAAAGGGTTCTTGGCGGGTTCTGATGATTATGTTGTGAAGCCGTTTGAGCCGCGGGAATTGCTATTTCGGATAAATGCAATTCTACGTAGATATGATAAAGCGGTTGATGTATTCATTCAAGCAGGACCAATGAAAATAAATCGGCAGAGTTATGAAGTTTCTGTTGGAAAAAAAGTGCTGCTTCTGCCGTTAAAAGAGTTTGAATTACTCTCTGTACTGGCATCACGGTCGAATCATGTGTTTACAAGGGAAATCCTGATTGAGCGGGTATGGGGCTATGATTACGAAGGTGATGAACAGACGTTAAATGTTCATATCAAACGAATTCGGGGTAAACTGGCGAAGCTGACAGGAGAAGTGATGATCTCAACAGTGAGGGGTGTTGGATATAAGCTTGAGGTCTTATCTTGA
- a CDS encoding YihY/virulence factor BrkB family protein: protein MRIVKNVVVRFFNERFFDQAAQTAYYLLLSIFPFFLFILSLLSLFPVNEEMLLTFLRPFTPDETFNVIEENVQAVLSKGHGKVLYASLAVAFWITSMAVQSLARSLDLANGYVRRYAFLKVLIRDLGVTLIFMLVIPLSLFLPIIEKALYRVVTYYDTIEEWQGWFYVWPNVKWSLGTLFLFLFFLLFYKIVPTGKMKFKEALPGAIFSALGWQLFSLVFGRYVSNVDYTRLYGQLSGIILLVIWFYLTAVIILLSGLLNAEWRKSSGRKRSRIT from the coding sequence ATGAGAATTGTTAAAAACGTAGTGGTCCGCTTTTTCAATGAACGTTTTTTTGACCAGGCAGCGCAGACCGCGTATTACCTTCTATTATCGATATTTCCGTTTTTCCTTTTCATTCTTTCTTTGCTTAGTTTATTTCCGGTTAATGAGGAGATGCTACTTACCTTTCTTAGACCTTTCACGCCTGACGAGACGTTCAATGTAATAGAAGAGAATGTTCAAGCTGTTCTTAGTAAGGGGCATGGTAAAGTGCTATATGCAAGCCTTGCAGTAGCGTTTTGGATCACTTCGATGGCAGTCCAGTCGCTTGCCCGATCACTGGATTTGGCGAACGGCTATGTACGTCGTTATGCATTTTTGAAAGTACTTATACGTGATTTAGGAGTGACACTTATTTTTATGTTGGTCATTCCGCTATCATTGTTTCTTCCAATTATCGAAAAGGCTTTATATAGAGTCGTTACTTATTACGATACGATTGAAGAATGGCAAGGTTGGTTTTATGTTTGGCCGAATGTAAAATGGAGCTTGGGGACGTTGTTTCTGTTTTTATTCTTCCTATTGTTTTATAAAATTGTGCCAACAGGTAAGATGAAGTTCAAGGAAGCACTACCAGGAGCTATTTTTTCTGCTCTCGGTTGGCAGCTGTTTTCGCTTGTGTTCGGGCGCTATGTATCGAATGTTGACTATACTCGTTTGTATGGACAATTGTCAGGTATTATCCTGCTTGTTATCTGGTTTTATTTGACGGCGGTTATTATTTTACTGTCGGGTTTATTAAATGCGGAATGGCGGAAGTCATCCGGAAGAAAAAGGAGTCGCATAACATGA